Proteins found in one Actinokineospora alba genomic segment:
- a CDS encoding SH3 domain-containing protein produces MLLPKRTLLIGGALVGVVSMYSMGVESPNAPASSAAKCRMSVTADVLNVRAAPDGHADIVGKFKQGAETDALPTVQNGFRMLGPNRWASTQFLQPLPGRTC; encoded by the coding sequence ATGCTGTTGCCGAAGCGGACACTGCTTATCGGCGGCGCGCTGGTCGGGGTGGTCTCGATGTACTCGATGGGAGTCGAGAGCCCCAACGCGCCCGCCAGCAGCGCGGCGAAGTGCCGGATGTCGGTCACCGCGGACGTGCTCAACGTCCGGGCGGCGCCGGACGGCCACGCGGACATCGTCGGCAAGTTCAAGCAGGGCGCGGAAACCGACGCCCTGCCGACGGTCCAGAACGGTTTCCGGATGCTCGGTCCCAACCGGTGGGCGTCGACGCAGTTCCTGCAGCCGCTGCCCGGCCGAACCTGCTAG